The following are from one region of the Malus sylvestris chromosome 4 unlocalized genomic scaffold, drMalSylv7.2 SUPER_4_unloc_1, whole genome shotgun sequence genome:
- the LOC126612798 gene encoding monodehydroascorbate reductase 4, peroxisomal-like, which translates to MSVARLFTPKIASFYEEFYGFKGVKFVKGTILSSFDIDSDRKMDTSENFKSVFSGNVAQGDLCWPLFALCWPILTSSGLLHQNKLEG; encoded by the exons ATGTCAGTGGCCCGATTATTCACACCCAAGATCGCAAGTTTTTATGAAGAATTTTACGGATTCAAAGGAGTGAAGTTtgttaaaggaaccattttatCCTCGTTTGACATTGACTCGGACCGGAAG ATGGATACCAGTGAAAATTTCAAAAGCGTTTTTTCTGGAAATGTTGCACAGGGAGATTTGTGTTGGCCACTCTTTGCTTTGTGTTGGccaatccttacaagttcaggg cTGCTACACCAAAACAAATTAGAGGGTTAA